TCTTTTTTAAAGAAGGAAAGGCTTTGGATACCTTTGGGCCTGGAACCCATACTTTAAAAACAGGAAATATTCCTATTTTAGAAGCTCTCGTCAACCTTCCGTTTGGTGGAAAAACTCCCTTCACAGCGGAAGTTTATTATGTGAACAAAGCCATTTTTGCGATGAAATGGGGAACAAACACTCCCATTCCCTTGGAAGATCCCAAATACAAAATTGTATTAAACATTCGTGCTTTTGGTGATTATAAATTTCGAATCAAAGATTCAAGATCCTTTTTACTCAATGTAGTGAAAGGTGGGAATCGAACTACGAACGGATCCATTGATGAATTTTTAAAACCAAATATTGTACGTGGGATCGGTGATTTTATTTCAGAAGTTATTTTAAACAACAACACATCCGTGGTAGAGATCAATAAATTCAGAGATGAAAGTTCTACGGCAGGAAGGGTCAAACTGGCTCCTGAATTTGAAAAATATGGAATCGATTTAACCGAATTTAACGTATCTTCGGTGAACTTTGACCAGAACGATCCGAACTACCAACGAATCCAAAAAATCATCACCGATAAATTCGAAATCGATATGCTAGGCGATAAATACCAACAAAAGAAAATGTTCGATATTGGACAAGCTGCTGCTGAAAACGAAGGCCAAGGTGGCGGAGCGATGGGTGCCGGGATGGGCATGGGAATGGGGATGAATATGGGCCAGATGATGGGTAATATGATGAACCAAGGTGGGGGCCAAGGGGGAACAGCACCGGCAGCAAATGATCCGGCCGCACGAATTGCTAAACTAAAAGGGCTACTCGACCAGGGACTAATCAACGCAGAAGAGTTTGAAGCCAAAAAAAAGGAAATCCTTTCTTCATTGTAATGCGAAGGTTCAATAGCAAACTTTCGCAAACCGAAAAATACTCCATCTCGAGAAAGGATCTAACTTTCTTTAGGTGGAGATTGGAAGAAAATAAAGAGAGAAATAGAGAATTAATCTGAAATTGGTAACTGTAAAAAATAACCAATTTTCAATTTGACAAATTGCACGAAAATCGTGTAAAATAGTAAATATGAAAAGTATTACTTTTAGAGCTGACGAAAGGGCGATTGAAAAAGCTCGTTTAAAAGCAAGTAAACAAAAAAGGTCACTAAATGACATTTTTAATGAATGGCTCCGCGCTTATTCTGAATCTGAGCCAAAAGATTTTGATTTAGATGCGTATTTGAAAAAATTTGAATATGTGAAGATAAACCGAAAAATAACTCGTGAAGAAGCCAATGAAAGGTAAAATCTTCATCGATACGAATGTATTTATTTACTTCTTTTCACCTAAGGATTTTGAAAAAAAGGAAATCTCTTCAAATATCATAAAAGCTTCTTTTAAATCTGATAGATTTTCTATAAGTTACCAAGTCATCCAAGAATTTAGCAATGTAATGCTTACAAAAGGACAAACACCAATGAAAGGTCAGGATATTTCAAGTTTCATAGAAAAAATCTTAGATCCAATTTGTTCTTTTTTCCCAACAACTGAATTTTACAAAAATGCTCTGAAATTAAGAGAGAAGAATCAATTATCTTATTATGATTCTTTGATTGTTTTGGCGGCTTTAGAACTCGATTGCGATTATTTATTGTCTGAAGACTTTAATGATGGAGCAAAAATTAACAGATTAAAAATTATCAATCCATTTCATAAGATGAATGCAAAATTACTAAAATCTATTCTATAATTCCCAAATTTCGATGTTTAAGAAAACAATTGTTTGATCTCAGCCAGGTTCGCTTCTGCTTCCTGTTCCCCTTTATCGATGATTTCTTGGTAACGAGCAAAATCAAATAACTGAAATTCTTCCAAATGAAAATGTACAAAAAGATCCATTTTAGGTCGTTTGAGGCGAGTGATCTCTCTTCCTTCCAAGGTGATGGTTCTTGTCATAATCTGTAAGATAGGAGGATATTTTAAAGTATCCCAAATATAACGAAAGAATCCTTTTTCTGTTGTGTTACGATCTTCAAAGAGTTTGACCGGGACAATTTCTTGCAAAGGAGAAACATTGATTCCCATCACAACATCTGCACCTTTAGAGCGAATGAGGTTTTCCGGAACGTTATTGATCATCCCTCCATCCACGAGTAATTTTTCTCCAAGTCTGTAAGGAGGAAAGGCACCAGGCAAACTCATCGCACTGGTGAGTGCTTCTGTAATAGGTCCTTGGTCAAAGATATGTTCTTTTCCTGTTTGTAAATCTACTGCGGAAGTGGCAAAAGGGAGAGGCAATTCTTCAATTCTTTGGTCACCAAACCCTTTCTTTAACATTCGTTTCATTCTGGCACCTTTAAAAAAGGCAACAACCGGAATCGTTGGATCGAAGGCACTTTCCAATCCACCGAAGAAATTTTTAATCATCTCTTCGATTTCTACCGGTGAATTTTTTCTCGCATACAAAGCCGCAATCACAGCTCCCATCGATGCGCCAGAAACAAAATCAAAATGAATTCCTTCTCTATGTAAAACTTTTAACAAACCAACATGCGCCAAGGCTCTGGCTCCACCGCCACCTAACGCCAAACCTCTCGTTTTTGCCACAAGGTATCTGGCTAACGTATCTTTTTGATAAAATGTTTTGAGTGATTGGTCTTGGGGAAGGTAACTTTTACGAACACCACTTTCCATCATACGAATGGCACGGCCTTCAAAGTTTCGGATTCGAGTTTTCCAAAAATTGATGATTTCTTCTTTTTCTTTGTAAAACTTTTCCGGTTCATCTTCCCAAAATACAATAAAGTCAGATTGTACTACAAGATAATGTAAATCCATCCTGGAAGTGGATTCATCAAAATAAATATGAAGTAAAGGGGTTTTACTTCTAAGATTAGTTAAGTATTCTGAAATTTTTGTTGGGTCCATTCCTTTGAAAGTGGAAATGGGAATGGCTGATGATAATTTTTTGGTGACCTCACCATACTCATCTAAAAAGGTTTTTACTTTTTCACCAAAATGGTATTCGGGTTCTAAGGGAACATGAACACATAACCTTCGTAATCCGGAAAAAGTATCTTTATGGCTAGGTCGATCTAAGTTCTCTCGCATTCGAGAGCCCATCATCTGGATGATGTTTTGCGCAAAAACCTTTTCTTGGGATGCCAATTGCAAAAACAGTTTTCCATTCAAAACATAAACGAGGGAATCAATGACAGCGATGGCGGAAGTAGAATGGTTAGAACTGGAGATGAGTGAGTTCTCGGCCAAAACCTGACCCGAACCCACATATACATGACCTTGCCCGGCCACATTCTCAAGAAGGATTTCGCCATACCGAACAATATAAATCGATTCCGAAGACTCTCCTTTATAATAGAGAGCTTCGTGGCTTCGAATTAATTTTTCTTGGACATTGTTTGCCAGTCTTAACAGAACAGCAGGGGGAAGTTTTTTGAACAAATCCACAGACTTTAAAAAGTTTTGTATGGCCTGTCGTTCTAATTCTGTTCGTTTCATTTTCCCCTCGTTCTATTAAATTCGTATGTTCACCCACTCCTTCTTACGAAATTTTCTGACAAAAATCACTGCCATGAGTAAAATCCAAATAAAAAACGCAGACCATATTCCAAAATTACCCCACGCTAGGACAATCCCGAATAAATAGGCCAACGGCAACATGATGATGAATGATACAATGAGATAAACAAACATTACATAATACATCATCCCTGCACTACGAAGCGCAGAACCAATCACCATATGATACGCATCTCCCACTTGGATGAGGGCCACAATACAAAGTGCAGGATATGCTACCTTTGCAACGGCGGGAACATCTGTAAAAAGTCCAATGAGCCAAGGACCTGCGATGATAAAAAAGAGTCCCATACTTCCCATGACGATGGCTGAAAAAGTGGCAGAGCGCATTGTACCTTCATAAGCCAATCGAAGTTTTCCCTGTCCCATTGATTGACCAAGAATGGTAGTGGCCGCAATCCCAAAAGAAAATCCAGGCATAAAAGACAAACTAAGACATGTTAATACAACACTAGCAGAAGCAAGAGTGGTTGTGCTAATCATTCCAGCAATTTTATAAAATCCAGAAAAGGCAAAGTTTACGAGTGTTCCTTCCACAGCAGGAGCGAATCCAACCATACAAAGTTCTTTGATGATTTCAAAACTTGGAGTAAAAATTTGATACTGAAAGTACTTGATGACATCTTTTCGGAAAAAATAAAACACCACAATGAGAAGAGCAGGAATTGAAGACAAACTAGAGGCAATGGCCGCACCTTTCACTCCCCAAGCTGGGAAACCCCAGTTTCCAAAGATGAGTAACCAGTTAAAAAAGATATTGGTGACTGCGGCTAAAATGGAAGATATCATCCCCACCTGCACAATTCCAATCCCGTCAAAAAATCCACGTAAGGCGAACCCAACAAAAAAGAGAACTGTTCCTAAGAATCGATAGGAAAGATAAACGCCAGCCACTTCGATCACTTGCGGATCATCTCCGATCCAACCCATAAACTCTGGAGCATAAAGGAATCCGAAATAGGACAAAAGAGATCCTAAAACTAAGGACAAATATACGGAGTTAACTAGAGTGATTCCGACCCCTTTGTCATTTTTTTCGCCAAATCGGCGTGCTACGATGATTTGTACGGCCATTGATCCGCCCATAAGAAAGGCGAAGATGGAAAAATAAACCATCCCACCAAATCCAACTGCGGCAAGAGGAACCTCACCGAGTTTCCCTACCATAGCAGTATCTGCTACCATAATGGCTGTATAACTGATCATTCCAAAAAAAACAGGGATTGCTAATCCAAGAATTTTCTGATTCAATCGAGTTGGCTTCAAGATGCGTCTAATTTTGTGAAGCATAGTTTTGTCATTCTTATATGTATTGCGATCTACACAACCACCTTTATGGATGTTTACCCCCTGAAACTTTGTATCGAATTGGAAAAAATAACCCAGAACCTAGATGGCATCTCTATTTAGATTCTTATGAAAAAGCTTATGGGATAAAAATTCGGCCTTCCACTTTTTTTGAAGATTATGCTGACATAAAAGAATTTTCCAAACTCTATCACTTTCGAGAAAAGGCTCCTTTTTTACATTTCCAAGCAAAGTTCAACCTCATCATCGCACTCGTTAAGTTTGATGAAAGAGAAATAACAGAAGTGACACATGATGTTGTGTTATCTAATAGTTTGGAAGATATCAGTTACGCTGAATATCGTTTGATGTTTGGGAAAGAAGAACCAAAAGAAAGTTTTTATAGTAAACTAATGGCCTGTTTGGAAGGCCTCACCAAAGGAGAAAATTCAGCAAAAAAAGAAGGCAAAACCATCCAATCAAAACTAGTGATGTCTCTACATAGAGATATCAATTTTGAAAGGCACTATGACTGGATGAAAAATTGGATGGAAAAAGAATCTGTCATCCGAGAAGGACTTGTGGGAATCGATTTCTGTCATATCGAAGAAGGCCATCCGCCAAAAGATAAAAAATCTTTTTTCCAATCCGTAATTAAAGACAACCAAGCAGAACCTAACACTGCCTTGTCGATTCTCTATCATGTAGGAGAAAGTTTCCGAGACAAAACTCCTTTCTCTGCAGTCCGGTGGGTTTTGGAATCCGCATTGAATGGTGTGCATCGGCTTGGACATGCCTTGGCCCTCGGAATCGATTCTGATTATTTTTTGGGAGATGAAAGGACAGAGCTTGTATCAGAAGCCAAAGACCAAATTGAATGCGAATTGGAATCTTATGATGAAATTTCCTCCTTTGGCAGTTTTTATCCCAAAGAAGAACTCGAACTGAAACGAAAGGAACTAAAAACCAAACCAGATTCTGAACTCTTAAAAATCCAGTTCGATGCAAAACAGTCCCAGTACCTCCATACCTTCCAAAACTTTGTTATGTCTAAGATAGCACAAACCGAAGCTGTGATTGAATGCTGTCCCTCTTCCAATTTATACATTGGAATGTTGGAGTCGCACATCGATCACCCCATCACAAGATTTTTGCAAAACGATATCAAACTTACCATAGGATCCGATGACCCAGGATTATTTGGAACCACAATGCCCGAGGAGTATCACCACGCCCATACCGCTGGTGTGTCTGAAAAAGATTTGGAAACCATCCGGGAAAGGTCTTTTTCCTATAGATCGACCAAACTTTCAGGGCGTGAATTGGATTGACCCTGACAGAGATTAGGTAAACTGGAAAGTATGCGGATTTTTTCCCAAGTTTTTGTGCCCATGATTGTCTTTTCTTTGGCAATGGGACCAGTTTTGGGACAAACCAAAGAAGGTTTTTACGACACAAATAACTACGATCTTAGAAATCTTCCGAAATCCGATCCAGAATCCAATGTACTGCAGGATGTAACCATTCCACCCAAATTTGAAACTCCTGTTCTCGCCACTCCCAAAAATGTGAAAACCCAATACAGTGGGATTGAGTCAATTCCCGGTGCTGGCGCCTTAATGAATTCCAGAACCACTTCCAACTCGAGCCAATCAGCGGCCAATCCCTACAATCTAACAGGTTCACAAAATTTACCGATCAACCCACTCACTGGGGAAATCAACGAACAAGCTCTACAAAACCAATTGCAAAAAAGTAGAATCAAACAAGAGTTAAAGAAAAAACAAAAAGAAGAGTTTGATGAAGATGCAGTCTACGAAGAAACAAAATTCCGAAGGGCATATATCATTTTCTTTTTAACCTTACCATTTGCTCTCATTGTTTCAGCAGGAGGAGTGGCCCTGCTTGCACCTGCTCTGCAAAAATCTGCCTTAGCAAGTGGGATTCTCATTACGGGAACCACAGGTCTTTCTGGAACCAATGTTTATCTAGATAGACAAAGAATAGAAGAACACCGAGAAAAGAAAAAACAATTGGCTGAAGTTTACCCTTGAAGTTCAAACGATTCTTCGTTTTCCTATCACGTTTTTTTCTTTATTTACAAGTCCAAAGATTCGAAATCCGAAAACTTTACATAGAGCACTTCCGTTGGATGGGAAGAATGTTTTATATATTCTTTGGTTTTTTGTCCGTTACGATTCTAATTTTAGATTTTGGATTCTATTATCCAGAAAGTTGGAAAGAATACGTAACACTTTCGATTCGAACTCTTGTTTCGTTTTTTATTTTATATGAATCCATCCATTTAATTTTTACGAACAAACGATGGAAAGAATACGTATCCATTCACAAAATAGAACTTATCATCTTGCTGATGTTAGGCCTAGAGTTTATTTATGAAAAAAATATAGTCTCTATACTAAAGTCATACCATATTTCGGGAGATGATACCACGCTGATCTTTTTATCGGCAAACCAAGTTTTATTTTTATTTTCTAACTTAGCCCATTTTTATCGACTTTCCAGAAACCATGATTCCAAAAAATTAAATCCCTCCATCGTATTTGTTTCTTCTTTTGCTTTTATCATTTTACTCGGAGTTTGTTTTTTACATTTTCCGAAATCCACCAACGGAAGTGTTCCTTCTATTGATATTGTATTCACAACCATCAGTGCAACTTGTGTGACAGGCCTTTCGACAGTCGATTTAAGTTCGAGTTTCACTTTGACTGGACAATTGATTGTTTTACTTCTCATCCAAGTGGGGGGACTAGGGCTTATGACCCTAACCAGTTTTTTTTCAATCTTCCTTGCTGGAAAAGTTTCCGTAAGTGATACGATGATGATCAAAGACCTTCTCTCCGAAGAAACCATGGGTCGTGCAAAAGAAATTTTAAAACAAATAACGATCCAAACTCTTGTGATTGAATCCATCGGTGCTATATTATTATTTTATAGTTTCCCAGAAAACTTCCCGATTGTCCTTTCTGAAAAAATTTATTATTCTATCTTTCATTCTATTTCTGCATTTTGTAATGCTGGTTTTAGTTTGTTACCGAATGGACTGGCAACCGAAGCCTTTCAAAGATCAGAAGGTTTTTTATCGGTGATTATGCTTCTGATAGTACTCGGTGGGCTTGGGTTTCCCGTATTATTTCAAATTCGAACAAGACTATCCAATCCTTTTGACTTTAAGTTTCGGTGGTCTGTTACCTCCAAGTTGGTATTTTGGACGACCGGCTGTCTTTTGTTATTCGGTTGGATTTCATATTATTTTTTAGAACAGAATTCCAGTTTAAAAGGTCTTACCGCCTCGGAACAGATCTTTCATTCCTTGTTTTATTCGGTCACCACAAGAACCGCTGGGTTTAATACTTTGGACTTAAGCCAAATGGGATTTCCCATCACCTTCATTTCTTTCTTTTTAATGTGGGTGGGAGCTTCTCCTGTTTCTACAGGAGGAGGGATCAAAACCACAACATTTGCCATCTCTCTTATAAACATAACCAACGAAATTCGTGGAAAAGAAAGGATGGAAATAGATCACCGAACAATTGCTAATTCATCTATTGCGAGAGCCAGCGCCACTATTGTGTTATCTTTATTCGTAATTTTTGTTGCCATCTTTGGTTTATTGATTACTGAGAATGTAAATTTCATTGATTTATGTTATGAAGTGGTTTCTGCTTTTGGTACAGTGGGACTCACTCGTGGTCTCACTCCTCATCTGAGTGGTTCTGGTAAAATTATCATTTGTACGGTAATGTTTGTGGGTAGGGTCGGAATTTTGACCTTACTTGTCGCGCTCTCCAAAAAAGTAGATCGTATCTCGTATGAATATCCGAAAGAATATGTGGTTGTAGGTTGAACTTCGTATGCAAAGAAAAAAAATAGCAGTCATTGGAATTGGAAGTTTTGGAAAGTTATTTGTACGTTATCTATTTGATGATGGACATGAAGTCATTGCCATTGATAAGGACCCAATGATCATCGATTCGATAAAAGATTTTGTTACCATTGCTGTTACATTAGATGCCACTGACGAACATGCATTACGATCCCAAGGAATTGCCGATGTGGATTATGCTGTCATAGCTCTTGCCGATGATTTTGAAACCTCTATCATTTGTGCTGAAAGTTTAAAAAAATGTGGTGTTAAAAATATTTATGCCCGTTACCAAACAGAATTGCAAATGAAGGTTTTGGCACTTCTTGGAATCAAAGATTTGTTTAACCCAGAAGAAAAAGCAGCAAGAAGTATGGCCGAAACCTTATCCTTTTCTGGAATGCGTTCCAGTTTTTTAATCTCGGATGAATACAGTGTGGTAGAAGTCACGGTTCCGAAACGTTATATCAACCAAACCATTGCTGATGCTGACTTACGTCATAAATACAATATCAATGTCATCACCATCAAACGTCCTACCATAAACAAAGATACCAAACGTGCTTCTGATTCCAAATCAGAAAAGATCTTAGGAATTCCACACGGGAATACAATTCTCAAAGAAGATGATATCATTGTTCTTTTTGGATCTCAAACAGATCTGGCTCGTTTTCTGGAAACATAAGTATGGGTCCAGAACGAATCATTTGTCTCACCGAAGAACCAACAGAGATGTTTTATCTTTTGGGCGAAGAAAAACGTATTGTAGGAATCTCGGTTTATACAGAACGGCCACCAAAGGCAAAGGAAGAAAAAACCAAAGTTTCTGCCTTTATCAGTGGGAACTTAAAAAAAATTACAGCTCTCGAACCAGACCTCGTCATTGGTTTTTCTGATATCCAATCCCAATTGGCAAAAGACCTCATTGAACGAGGGTTAAATGTTCTGATCTTTAACCAAAGATCGATCAGAGAAATTTTATCCAATATGCAAATGCTCGGAAACCTTGTGGGCCAAGTAGAAAAAACAAACTCTCTTATCGAAGAATGGACAAGTCAGATCAACCTTTGGAAACAGGTGAATACTTCCAAATCCTACAAACCCAAAGTTTTTTTTCAGGAATGGGATGAACCCATGATCACTGGCATCCAATGGGTGAGCGAAGCAATCGAACTGGCCGGTGGAATAGACTGTTTTTCCCACTTAAAAGAGAAAAAACTCGCAAAAGACAGAATCATCACGGCCGAAGATGTAGCAACTGCCAATCCAGATGTCTATGTTGGTTCTTGGTGTGGGAAAGCGATGGATTGGGACTGGGTGCGTAACAAACCCGAATGGCAATCGACAAACTTCTTAAAATCCAATAGAATCTTTGAGTTAGACCCAAGCATAATATTACAACCAGGGCCAGCTTTGTTTTTAGAAGGGATTCCCAAACTAAAAGAGATCTTCTCCTCCCTCTAATTCCCTACTTTGTCATTCCACTGTCATCTAAATGTAACAGAGATATTCTAGATTTGAAACATATCAATTAGATATGGAGACATTCATGAACTTTTCATGTAACCTGACAAAGAAGAAAATCGCTTTGTCTTTTGTGACCCTACTCATCACAATCTTTACTCTTGCAGGAAAAATCGAAGCACAGGCAACACCTGCGGCACCAACAACTGAATCCACACAAACAACGGAAGCACCAGCGGAAACTCCAGCTCCCGTAGCAGAAGCTCCTGCGGAAGCGCCACAACAAGAATCCGAAATCGGACTCGTAAAATTGTTTGTGACAGGTGGATGGTCTATGTGGCCACTACTGCTTTCTTCTATCGTTGGATTTGGTGTGATCCTAGAAAGGATGTATTTTTTCTTCACAGCAAAACTAATCAGAAAAGGATACAACCAAGACTTACAAGATGCCATTGATGCTTCTGGAATGAATGGGATTGAAGAATTTTTAAAAGCTAACGAAGGACAAAAAATCACTGACGTATTAAAAAATGGTATGGAAGTTTCTCAAAACGATCCAGAGATTTTTGCAGCTGGTATCGAAAGAGAAGCTGGTGAAGTGATGACACTTCTCGAAAAAGGCCTTACTGTTCTTTCTGCAGTCTCAACGATTGCACCACTAGTTGGATTCCTTGGAACCGTATCTGGTATGATCAATGCTTTTGATGCGATTGCAAATGCTGACCAAGTGAACGCAAAAGTGGTTGCTGGTGGTATCAAAGAAGCGCTCATCACAACTGCTGCTGGTCTTATCGTGGCGATCCCTGCAATGACATTCTACCAATACTTACAAGGCCGAGTCGCTTTCTTTACTTCTGAAGTAGAAGAAGCAGCGAACAAAATCTACAAAGAATACTTAAAACTTAAAGCTGGAAAAAAAGCGTAAGTAACGGAAAGTAACTAACCATGATTAAGTTAAAGAAAAAACAAGAACTAGAGGAGATATCGGCAGCATCTATGTCGGATATTGCCTTTCTACTCTTGGTATTTTTTATGGTAACTGCTGTATTCTTTGTAAAGGAAGGATTGAATATTTCCCTTCCACGCAAACAATCCGAACCGCAGCCTTTTTTACGTAAAAATGTATATGAAATTTTGGTCACCCAAGATCGATACAAAATGCGTAACCCGGCTTTCGGAACCAAAGAATATTCTAGTTTAAAAGAATTTCGTGATGACCTAAACCAAATGGAAATCCCGGATCTTAAAAACAAACTAGCACTCATTGTTACAACCGGTGATACCAAATATGCAAAGATGTTGGATGCCTTATCCGCAGTTCAACTTCGCGGATTTGAAAAAATCTCAGTGAGAAAGAAGAAATAATATGTTACGAAGAAAGAGAGTCGCACCTTCAGTTCCCGTAAGTTC
This genomic stretch from Leptospira meyeri harbors:
- a CDS encoding MotA/TolQ/ExbB proton channel family protein; this encodes MNFSCNLTKKKIALSFVTLLITIFTLAGKIEAQATPAAPTTESTQTTEAPAETPAPVAEAPAEAPQQESEIGLVKLFVTGGWSMWPLLLSSIVGFGVILERMYFFFTAKLIRKGYNQDLQDAIDASGMNGIEEFLKANEGQKITDVLKNGMEVSQNDPEIFAAGIEREAGEVMTLLEKGLTVLSAVSTIAPLVGFLGTVSGMINAFDAIANADQVNAKVVAGGIKEALITTAAGLIVAIPAMTFYQYLQGRVAFFTSEVEEAANKIYKEYLKLKAGKKA
- a CDS encoding patatin-like phospholipase family protein, translating into MKRTELERQAIQNFLKSVDLFKKLPPAVLLRLANNVQEKLIRSHEALYYKGESSESIYIVRYGEILLENVAGQGHVYVGSGQVLAENSLISSSNHSTSAIAVIDSLVYVLNGKLFLQLASQEKVFAQNIIQMMGSRMRENLDRPSHKDTFSGLRRLCVHVPLEPEYHFGEKVKTFLDEYGEVTKKLSSAIPISTFKGMDPTKISEYLTNLRSKTPLLHIYFDESTSRMDLHYLVVQSDFIVFWEDEPEKFYKEKEEIINFWKTRIRNFEGRAIRMMESGVRKSYLPQDQSLKTFYQKDTLARYLVAKTRGLALGGGGARALAHVGLLKVLHREGIHFDFVSGASMGAVIAALYARKNSPVEIEEMIKNFFGGLESAFDPTIPVVAFFKGARMKRMLKKGFGDQRIEELPLPFATSAVDLQTGKEHIFDQGPITEALTSAMSLPGAFPPYRLGEKLLVDGGMINNVPENLIRSKGADVVMGINVSPLQEIVPVKLFEDRNTTEKGFFRYIWDTLKYPPILQIMTRTITLEGREITRLKRPKMDLFVHFHLEEFQLFDFARYQEIIDKGEQEAEANLAEIKQLFS
- a CDS encoding TrkH family potassium uptake protein, with translation MKFKRFFVFLSRFFLYLQVQRFEIRKLYIEHFRWMGRMFYIFFGFLSVTILILDFGFYYPESWKEYVTLSIRTLVSFFILYESIHLIFTNKRWKEYVSIHKIELIILLMLGLEFIYEKNIVSILKSYHISGDDTTLIFLSANQVLFLFSNLAHFYRLSRNHDSKKLNPSIVFVSSFAFIILLGVCFLHFPKSTNGSVPSIDIVFTTISATCVTGLSTVDLSSSFTLTGQLIVLLLIQVGGLGLMTLTSFFSIFLAGKVSVSDTMMIKDLLSEETMGRAKEILKQITIQTLVIESIGAILLFYSFPENFPIVLSEKIYYSIFHSISAFCNAGFSLLPNGLATEAFQRSEGFLSVIMLLIVLGGLGFPVLFQIRTRLSNPFDFKFRWSVTSKLVFWTTGCLLLFGWISYYFLEQNSSLKGLTASEQIFHSLFYSVTTRTAGFNTLDLSQMGFPITFISFFLMWVGASPVSTGGGIKTTTFAISLINITNEIRGKERMEIDHRTIANSSIARASATIVLSLFVIFVAIFGLLITENVNFIDLCYEVVSAFGTVGLTRGLTPHLSGSGKIIICTVMFVGRVGILTLLVALSKKVDRISYEYPKEYVVVG
- a CDS encoding MATE family efflux transporter, producing MKPTRLNQKILGLAIPVFFGMISYTAIMVADTAMVGKLGEVPLAAVGFGGMVYFSIFAFLMGGSMAVQIIVARRFGEKNDKGVGITLVNSVYLSLVLGSLLSYFGFLYAPEFMGWIGDDPQVIEVAGVYLSYRFLGTVLFFVGFALRGFFDGIGIVQVGMISSILAAVTNIFFNWLLIFGNWGFPAWGVKGAAIASSLSSIPALLIVVFYFFRKDVIKYFQYQIFTPSFEIIKELCMVGFAPAVEGTLVNFAFSGFYKIAGMISTTTLASASVVLTCLSLSFMPGFSFGIAATTILGQSMGQGKLRLAYEGTMRSATFSAIVMGSMGLFFIIAGPWLIGLFTDVPAVAKVAYPALCIVALIQVGDAYHMVIGSALRSAGMMYYVMFVYLIVSFIIMLPLAYLFGIVLAWGNFGIWSAFFIWILLMAVIFVRKFRKKEWVNIRI
- a CDS encoding potassium channel family protein, which gives rise to MQRKKIAVIGIGSFGKLFVRYLFDDGHEVIAIDKDPMIIDSIKDFVTIAVTLDATDEHALRSQGIADVDYAVIALADDFETSIICAESLKKCGVKNIYARYQTELQMKVLALLGIKDLFNPEEKAARSMAETLSFSGMRSSFLISDEYSVVEVTVPKRYINQTIADADLRHKYNINVITIKRPTINKDTKRASDSKSEKILGIPHGNTILKEDDIIVLFGSQTDLARFLET
- a CDS encoding cobalamin-binding protein is translated as MGPERIICLTEEPTEMFYLLGEEKRIVGISVYTERPPKAKEEKTKVSAFISGNLKKITALEPDLVIGFSDIQSQLAKDLIERGLNVLIFNQRSIREILSNMQMLGNLVGQVEKTNSLIEEWTSQINLWKQVNTSKSYKPKVFFQEWDEPMITGIQWVSEAIELAGGIDCFSHLKEKKLAKDRIITAEDVATANPDVYVGSWCGKAMDWDWVRNKPEWQSTNFLKSNRIFELDPSIILQPGPALFLEGIPKLKEIFSSL
- a CDS encoding ExbD/TolR family protein, whose product is MIKLKKKQELEEISAASMSDIAFLLLVFFMVTAVFFVKEGLNISLPRKQSEPQPFLRKNVYEILVTQDRYKMRNPAFGTKEYSSLKEFRDDLNQMEIPDLKNKLALIVTTGDTKYAKMLDALSAVQLRGFEKISVRKKK
- a CDS encoding PIN domain-containing protein; amino-acid sequence: MKGKIFIDTNVFIYFFSPKDFEKKEISSNIIKASFKSDRFSISYQVIQEFSNVMLTKGQTPMKGQDISSFIEKILDPICSFFPTTEFYKNALKLREKNQLSYYDSLIVLAALELDCDYLLSEDFNDGAKINRLKIINPFHKMNAKLLKSIL
- a CDS encoding adenosine deaminase; this translates as MYCDLHNHLYGCLPPETLYRIGKNNPEPRWHLYLDSYEKAYGIKIRPSTFFEDYADIKEFSKLYHFREKAPFLHFQAKFNLIIALVKFDEREITEVTHDVVLSNSLEDISYAEYRLMFGKEEPKESFYSKLMACLEGLTKGENSAKKEGKTIQSKLVMSLHRDINFERHYDWMKNWMEKESVIREGLVGIDFCHIEEGHPPKDKKSFFQSVIKDNQAEPNTALSILYHVGESFRDKTPFSAVRWVLESALNGVHRLGHALALGIDSDYFLGDERTELVSEAKDQIECELESYDEISSFGSFYPKEELELKRKELKTKPDSELLKIQFDAKQSQYLHTFQNFVMSKIAQTEAVIECCPSSNLYIGMLESHIDHPITRFLQNDIKLTIGSDDPGLFGTTMPEEYHHAHTAGVSEKDLETIRERSFSYRSTKLSGRELD
- a CDS encoding SPFH domain-containing protein produces the protein MALIDRIKFEGSPNEIVWKYPSDEISTAGQLIVDENQEAIFFKEGKALDTFGPGTHTLKTGNIPILEALVNLPFGGKTPFTAEVYYVNKAIFAMKWGTNTPIPLEDPKYKIVLNIRAFGDYKFRIKDSRSFLLNVVKGGNRTTNGSIDEFLKPNIVRGIGDFISEVILNNNTSVVEINKFRDESSTAGRVKLAPEFEKYGIDLTEFNVSSVNFDQNDPNYQRIQKIITDKFEIDMLGDKYQQKKMFDIGQAAAENEGQGGGAMGAGMGMGMGMNMGQMMGNMMNQGGGQGGTAPAANDPAARIAKLKGLLDQGLINAEEFEAKKKEILSSL